A single genomic interval of bacterium BMS3Abin08 harbors:
- the ywqD_2 gene encoding tyrosine-protein kinase YwqD has product MTETGVLSQNIKKQIAGNLLELSSVKGNLLSASGDREIKSLYVTSCHPQEGKTTCALSMAHALSNEAYEKVLLVDGNFQSPKIHRLFNISADPGLSDLLVARTAYGEAARKTEYENLEIIPIGSELPNILDVLTSREFNLELSALKETNDNDYVIFDGHSLFGTSDASVVSRFFDGIILVVECEKTRWEVVQLAKEKLTKAGGNIIGVVMNKRKYYIPKVLYGKD; this is encoded by the coding sequence ATGACTGAAACGGGAGTATTGTCGCAGAACATAAAAAAGCAGATTGCCGGAAATCTGTTGGAACTCTCTTCAGTCAAGGGGAATCTGCTCAGTGCTTCAGGAGACAGAGAGATCAAGTCCCTCTATGTTACAAGCTGTCATCCCCAGGAGGGAAAGACAACCTGTGCCCTGAGTATGGCACACGCACTCTCCAATGAGGCATATGAGAAGGTTCTGCTGGTGGATGGAAATTTTCAGTCCCCTAAGATTCACAGGCTTTTTAATATCAGTGCTGATCCGGGCCTGTCGGATCTGCTTGTTGCAAGAACTGCATACGGTGAAGCCGCAAGAAAGACCGAGTATGAAAACCTGGAGATCATTCCCATAGGATCTGAACTGCCGAATATCCTTGATGTCCTGACCTCAAGGGAGTTCAACCTGGAACTGTCAGCACTAAAAGAGACAAATGATAATGATTATGTAATCTTTGATGGACACTCACTGTTCGGGACTTCAGATGCCTCCGTGGTGTCCAGATTTTTTGACGGTATAATCCTGGTTGTTGAATGTGAAAAGACCCGATGGGAGGTTGTACAGTTGGCAAAGGAAAAACTGACCAAAGCCGGCGGAAATATCATCGGTGTGGTTATGAATAAGAGAAAATACTATATACCGAAGGTCCTCTATGGTAAGGATTAA
- a CDS encoding polysaccharide biosynthesis/export protein has protein sequence MVRIKKYLAVLITIAAVFSLAACAGNKELSPGNEVSLGKTTFSFDKDTYNYALFPEYHIVPGDVLDVLFQIRTWVKKAEFRLAIDNEISVKFIYNSELNETQLVRPDGSITLPYLGEVKVIGKTVQELTKELKKRYSSILKNPELYVIVPEFRSAIKELKKDLHTAPRGLSRLVTVRPDGYVTFPMVGDIFVANRTIPEVAKELNAKYKDILPDLNCDLFLERHAGSVIYVVGQVRKPGAYKIVKPISIAEAMSLAGSYLSSAKLDSIIVVRKHEDKLIATRVDLKAALAMKEGSDFFYLKPDDIVYVPKTWISKAAEVARDISDIIFFRGWSLGFSWELHDAAPSSGY, from the coding sequence ATGGTAAGGATTAAAAAATATTTGGCTGTTCTTATTACAATTGCCGCTGTTTTTTCCTTGGCTGCCTGTGCAGGGAACAAGGAACTGAGCCCTGGAAACGAGGTTTCCCTTGGAAAGACCACCTTTTCCTTTGACAAGGATACATATAATTATGCACTTTTTCCTGAGTACCATATTGTTCCCGGGGATGTCCTGGATGTCCTGTTCCAGATCCGTACCTGGGTAAAAAAGGCGGAGTTCAGGCTTGCAATCGATAACGAGATCTCGGTCAAGTTCATATATAACTCCGAACTTAATGAAACACAGCTCGTACGTCCTGATGGTTCCATTACCCTGCCCTATCTCGGGGAAGTCAAGGTTATAGGAAAGACAGTCCAGGAACTGACGAAAGAGTTAAAAAAGAGATACAGCAGTATTCTGAAAAACCCGGAACTCTACGTTATTGTGCCCGAGTTCCGTTCAGCTATAAAGGAACTTAAAAAGGACCTTCATACAGCTCCACGCGGACTAAGCAGGCTGGTTACCGTAAGGCCCGATGGATACGTAACGTTTCCCATGGTTGGTGATATTTTTGTTGCAAACAGGACTATTCCTGAGGTGGCTAAGGAATTGAATGCCAAGTACAAGGATATTCTTCCCGACCTTAATTGTGATCTGTTTCTTGAGAGGCATGCCGGTTCCGTTATATACGTTGTTGGTCAGGTCAGGAAACCCGGTGCATACAAGATAGTTAAACCGATTTCCATAGCGGAGGCGATGTCGTTAGCGGGAAGTTACCTCTCATCTGCCAAGTTGGACAGCATAATTGTTGTACGCAAGCATGAGGATAAGCTGATTGCAACAAGGGTTGATTTAAAGGCTGCCCTGGCAATGAAAGAGGGAAGCGACTTTTTCTATCTGAAACCCGATGATATTGTCTACGTGCCGAAGACGTGGATCTCTAAAGCGGCAGAAGTCGCCCGGGATATCAGTGATATCATATTTTTCAGGGGTTGGAGCCTGGGTTTCAGCTGGGAACTCCACGATGCGGCTCCATCAAGTGGATATTAG
- a CDS encoding chain length determinant protein has translation MPRTENYLRELYSIFFAQKRTIFWVTLLIFVCSILIAFFWPPTYSATGTFLVRGKKVVTSPGTLEAVQKPVFPVQKEDLFSEVQVLTSNDVIEKTVKELKKKNKNLYPASSNLTREIYKIKKRIKTEVLPASNVIKISFYSKKPKESVTVLETLMDQYIDYRLEIANPSQAQSFFARQAEKFKKGLEAKEDELIKLVRDTGVPEPLKEIANNLRIKEALEKQLNILMSDFIGKKRLVTHLSKEVAKNKVQYFSFIEGSKTITELGLSLQKLVIEYGKVLRTYLPGSERAEAIEQQIKKTFQSLRAEAKAYNDEQFSQLLAAKDKIENLEKRIKALDDRNVMLQNQSIYQQRIEREIKLLQFSYETFSKRREEAGVNRAVQETNFSTNVSVLSKAFPSDGPVFPKKRIVIPLGLLVGFITGCSLGFIREYFDHTFKKPSDVARYADLPVVFSIPKWDNKQLRGIAEGLIIILIPALLLGVLQFQPEPVKSFLKTLRASGDVSATDTGTIKKPQREVPLKLKDVSRKVKQRHADSQFLENIPVLKTDVSFRKAEAEASGLSADNNVMADSSAAVAGREFYTIQQVSRNKNPGFLERLKGQVSELFPTTGKAEKRTGLLGYLKMIVKAGYPSALLLDFMEFQPEPVKSFLKTLRASGDVSATDTKTVKKPQREVPLKLKDASRKVKERHVDNRKAEAETSGLSADDNDMADSSAAIADREFYTIQVSRNKNLSLLERLKGQVSALLSLPVSIEKRGSFFILNTGKAGKRTELLGYLKMILKAGYPSAMIIKGFTDREIILSDNNPPLTQS, from the coding sequence ATGCCTCGGACAGAAAACTATTTAAGAGAACTCTACTCCATCTTTTTTGCACAGAAAAGAACGATTTTCTGGGTTACTTTGCTCATTTTTGTCTGTTCGATTCTGATAGCATTTTTCTGGCCGCCGACGTACTCTGCAACGGGCACTTTCCTTGTCAGGGGGAAAAAGGTTGTGACGAGTCCCGGCACTCTCGAAGCGGTTCAAAAACCTGTGTTCCCGGTTCAAAAGGAGGACCTTTTTTCCGAGGTTCAGGTCCTCACATCAAATGACGTTATTGAAAAGACCGTCAAGGAACTAAAGAAAAAGAACAAGAATCTCTATCCTGCGTCAAGTAATTTAACCAGGGAGATCTACAAGATAAAGAAGAGAATAAAGACGGAGGTCCTTCCTGCGTCAAATGTCATAAAGATCAGTTTTTACAGCAAGAAGCCGAAGGAATCGGTAACCGTCCTGGAAACACTCATGGATCAGTATATCGATTACCGGCTGGAGATAGCCAATCCAAGTCAGGCCCAGAGCTTTTTCGCCCGTCAGGCGGAAAAGTTCAAAAAAGGCCTTGAGGCCAAGGAAGATGAACTCATAAAACTTGTAAGAGATACAGGTGTTCCGGAGCCGCTGAAGGAGATAGCGAATAACCTTCGTATAAAAGAGGCCCTGGAAAAACAGCTGAATATCCTCATGAGTGACTTTATCGGGAAAAAACGACTTGTTACGCATTTATCCAAGGAGGTTGCAAAAAATAAGGTCCAGTACTTTTCTTTTATTGAAGGGAGCAAAACGATTACAGAGCTTGGGTTGTCATTGCAGAAGCTGGTTATAGAATATGGTAAGGTTTTAAGGACTTACCTTCCGGGAAGTGAAAGGGCTGAAGCAATAGAACAGCAGATAAAGAAAACGTTTCAGTCTCTCAGGGCTGAGGCGAAGGCATATAACGACGAGCAGTTCAGCCAGTTGCTGGCAGCCAAAGATAAGATAGAGAATCTGGAGAAGAGAATAAAGGCGCTTGATGACAGGAATGTCATGCTGCAGAACCAGTCTATCTACCAACAGAGGATAGAGCGAGAGATAAAACTGCTGCAATTCTCCTATGAGACTTTTTCAAAGCGCAGAGAAGAGGCGGGAGTTAACAGGGCTGTTCAGGAAACAAACTTTTCAACGAATGTGAGTGTCCTGAGCAAGGCCTTTCCTTCCGACGGTCCTGTCTTCCCCAAGAAACGCATAGTAATTCCATTAGGGTTGCTTGTGGGCTTCATAACCGGCTGCAGTCTCGGGTTTATAAGGGAGTATTTTGATCATACCTTTAAGAAGCCGAGTGACGTAGCGAGATATGCTGACTTGCCGGTAGTGTTCTCTATCCCGAAATGGGATAATAAGCAACTAAGGGGCATTGCAGAGGGCCTGATAATCATCCTGATCCCTGCTTTATTATTGGGGGTACTGCAGTTTCAGCCCGAACCGGTAAAGTCTTTCCTAAAAACCCTGAGGGCTTCAGGTGATGTGAGCGCAACGGATACCGGAACCATAAAAAAGCCGCAGAGGGAAGTGCCCCTCAAGTTGAAGGATGTCTCTCGCAAGGTAAAGCAGCGGCATGCCGATAGCCAGTTTCTTGAGAATATTCCCGTGTTGAAAACAGATGTATCTTTCAGGAAGGCAGAAGCAGAGGCTTCCGGGTTAAGTGCTGATAACAATGTCATGGCTGATAGCAGCGCAGCAGTTGCAGGCCGGGAGTTTTATACAATACAGCAGGTGAGCAGGAACAAGAATCCGGGTTTTTTAGAAAGGCTTAAAGGGCAAGTATCTGAACTGTTTCCGACTACCGGCAAGGCTGAAAAAAGAACCGGACTTCTCGGGTATCTGAAAATGATAGTAAAAGCCGGCTATCCTTCAGCTTTATTATTGGACTTCATGGAGTTTCAGCCCGAACCGGTAAAGTCTTTTCTGAAAACCCTGAGGGCTTCAGGTGATGTGAGCGCAACGGATACCAAAACCGTAAAAAAGCCGCAGAGGGAAGTGCCCCTCAAGTTGAAGGATGCCTCTCGCAAGGTAAAGGAACGGCATGTCGATAACAGGAAGGCAGAAGCAGAGACTTCCGGGTTAAGTGCTGATGACAATGACATGGCTGATAGCAGCGCAGCAATTGCAGACCGGGAGTTTTATACAATACAGGTGAGCAGGAACAAGAACCTGAGTCTTTTAGAAAGGCTTAAGGGGCAAGTATCTGCATTATTGTCGCTCCCTGTAAGTATCGAAAAGAGAGGTAGCTTCTTTATCCTCAATACCGGCAAGGCCGGAAAAAGAACCGAACTTCTCGGGTATTTAAAAATGATACTAAAAGCCGGCTATCCTTCAGCTATGATCATAAAAGGATTTACCGACCGGGAGATAATCCTTTCGGACAACAATCCACCACTTACTCAATCATAG